From Erigeron canadensis isolate Cc75 chromosome 5, C_canadensis_v1, whole genome shotgun sequence:
GGTGATCCAGTGGCTTGATTCTAAAGCCATTGGATTGAccgtttttgtttcttttgggAGTGAGTATTTTCTTTCTAGTGTTGATATGAAAGAAATAGCATATGGGTTGGAAATGAGCAATGTGAATTTCATATGGGTTCTTAGGTTTCCAAAAGGGGAGGATAGCAAAACAAAGGCTTCAGAAGCTTTGCCATTGGGTTTTGCTGAAAGGGTCGAAAATAGGGGCTTAATTGTTGATGGGTGGGCACCACAAGCAAAAATATTAGGACACAAAAACATTGGTGGATTTGTGAGTCATTGTGGTTGGAGTTCAGTCTTGGAAGCTATGAAATTTGGTGTTCCAATAATAGCCATGCCAATGCAGCTTGACCAACCAATCAATGCTCGGTTGGCGGTTGAGGTTGGGGTTGGGGTAGAGGTTGTTAGGGAAGAGAATGGGCATCTCAAGCGGGAGACAGTGGCTGAGGTAGTGAAGCATGTGGTTGTGAGTAAGTTAGGGGAGGCTGTGAGGGAAAAAGCTAAGAAACTTGGTGCTGATTTGAAGCTGAAAGGTGACAAGGAGATGGATGTAGCTGCGGATGAGCTATTGCATTTATGCAAAAGTGGCAGTGGCAATAACCTTCGTGTTGGTAGCGGAAGTGGCTTGCGGAAGACTAAGAGTGATGCATTCCCGATTGGGGCGCATTGTGCTTTGAAGGGAGAAGTTTAGTATGGCGAAAATCTCCCCTCTTGTTTTTGTGTTTACAAGTGTGTTTAGCTAGATACCGAAGAGTGGTATACAAAATAGTCTAATGGAGTTTCTTACCAAGTGTATTAACTTAGAATCTCTTTAGATTTACCCCTTCAGAGTATTACTAGTTCGTCAACAGGGTTTGTTTCTGagaataggtttttttttttaactgttttTTTCTCAATGAAACAAACCCAACTTTTGGTTTATGTATTTATCTATGTTTTAGGTGCTGGTGAGGGGAGATGTCAAAGAGGAATGGCTACCCTCTTTGTGTAGCCTACAAATATTACTAAATAAAAGAcgatttaaaatatatatagcataGTGCATATATCTCTTTttcttctatatataataacatcacatgtaactttattaaaatcataattacatatattgtTTAATTTCTACTAATAAGCTTCTATTGCAAACCCAATTGAAAGAGACCAGCCATGGTCTTGTCCATTAACTTGGCACTATTGGTAAGTAACTAGTGCAGCCGGCCCAGTGAGACAAGTGAAACTGAGTAACTGACCCATGAATCAAATGGGACCCAGTGAGACAGGTGAAACTGAGTAACTAGCTGAGGAGTGAGTGCCTGAGTGCATATATCTTATGTCATCTTTTAAAACATCAAATGGGCTAACAAAATGAAAGCAATTACATATAATGTCTAGAGATTCTATTAAACAGCACATCTAAAGTTACAAAATCTTAGTACTTCTATTGCAAACCGAATTGAAAGAAACCAGCCATAAACTGGTCCATTAACttagaattatttttttatatgatcgTGCAGACGTgcagtagtacatcaatgttATGCTTATGTCTTCTTTTATATACTCTTTACAGGTAAAGGTAATAATATACGTATATACTTTTCCGTGGCTTATGCTTATGCTTTATTGTGTATCTTGGTTAACTACATCAATTCTATGATGTTAGAGAAATGCCTAATGGGAGCGGACAGCAATAACTATGTGCTTGATGCTACTGAAGCAAGCGAGCGGTTACCTTTAATTTATGTACTTATAATTACTAACTTCCTGAACATCACCTGCTCAGAGACCCTGCAACAATTCCTTGGAGTGACTTCAAAGCTGACTATGTTGTTGAATCTTCTGGGGTTTTTACAACACTTGATACAGCTTCAGCACATAACAAGGTCCTCTTTGTATATAGATTGGTACCGAGTACTGACCATGGTTTGTCTAAAATCTAGCATGTCCTCTTTGTATGTACACCAAATCTAGAAAGTCAGAGTTGTTGTTTTCGATAAGTGATAATAGAAAGATATATGATCAATGAAGCTTCAAATATGCAGAATATTTGAATATTGGCTTGTAATTTGTAAGCATATATTAATAAGTATTTATGCAGTAAAAAGGTTCTTTATGGTATTCTAGTGCTCTTCGGGTGTGCTCACCACTTCTGTATGAGGATTACAGTAGCAGGGAAAATAACTTAAACCAGAGGTGAAGACAGTCCAGGGACCATATTCATATAACTCTCTATAATGAAACTTAAGAGCTTACATTATGAATTTTACTTTCCGAGTCTCTGTGTATTTAGTAGCTTGTAAGACACTGACTACGCTGAATTTTGATCTAGaactattattctatttgtcaaaaacttaacaaactaGAACAAATTCTaccttctttttcttatttggATGCCTTATATCATCTTCACATATGTCCATCCAAAATTTCCATTCACATGACCCCCCAGGTGAACTTTGGTTATTATAAACTTGCTACTCTCTACTTTACCAATAATCTTTGCAAGTACAAGACCCATCCTTAAAATGGTGAAATCGGCTTCTATCCCTCACCACAATCTCTCGCTTATAAACCTTTGAAATGAGTTTTATTGCAAGGTGACAATCAGCACATACCCTCAAGTTCTTCATAACCGTTATAGAAGCTCCATTCGGTGTGTTTATAAGCATAAATGCAATTGCTATTTTCTCACTGTGGAACGATAAAGCACTCTCCTTCTCCTCTTCTTCTATGTCCGCAAGCACATTTGAAACATGAGGCATATAACCTTCTAGCTTCAATAACTTTGTGATCTCTCTCAATTTCAAATAGATATCTTCACTTTGTGGATGAGATGTGTCACCCATGGTGAATTGGTAGACCCGATTTCCTAACTCAACGAAGCTATGACCAGGAGACTTTTGTATCCCTTCTTGTAACATTGTTTGTCTCACTTTTGACACATCAGTCCAACGTCTTTCAGAAGCATAGAGGTTTGATAACAAAACATAATCTCCACTGTGTTTAGGTTCTAACTGTATCAGCTGTGCTCGAGCTACCTCTGCTAAATCTGTATGCTTATGTATTGTGCATGCTCCAAGTAAGGTCCTCCAGATAACTGCATTCGGCTGCAACGGCATGTCAATAATGTAATCATAAGCTTGTTGTACACGACCCGCTCTCCCCAACAAATCAACCATACATCCATAATGTTCTATTCTAGGCTCGATCTGAAACTCCTCTTTCATTCTTTTAAAATACGCAAATCCTTCATCGACCATCCCACAATGACTACAAGCATATAACACCCCTACAAAGGTAATCTCACTCGGTGTCAACCCTCTCCTTTCCAACTCCTTGAAAAGATTAATCGCCTCGAGACCATATCCATTCACAGCCAAACCAACAATAAGCGCAGTCCACGACACAACACTATTCTCCTTCATTTCATAAAAAACCTTTTTCGCATCCACAATGTTCCCAGTTTTCGCATAAAGATCCAAAAGCGcattaacagcatgcaaattcTCAACAAATCCAACTTTAAACATGTACCCATGAACCCTCTTACCCAACGCCAACGCACCAAGCTCTGCACACGCCGTCAACAAACTAACCAAAGTAAAACCATCCGGTTCCACCCCATCCTCAACCATTTCCTTAAAAAGCATCAACGTCTCATTCGGCCTCCCATTCAAAACAAACCCATTAATAACCGAATTCCAAGTCACCAAATTTCTcacagacatttcatcaaacaccttgtacgCATTCTCAACCTGTCCACACACAGCATACATATGCACCAACCcatttttcacaaaaaccaacTCACCAAAACCATTCTTCACCACCACCTCATGCACTATCTCCCCTTCTCTAACATCAATCATCTTAGCAATAGCTTTTAACACAAATGGGTAAGTATGAGTATCGGGCTGGACTCCAAATACCCGCATTTTACGATATAGATCAATTccgggtttcgggttttggcTGTCTGCAAAACCTCGGATGATTGTGTTCCAGGTGAATACATATGGGTTATGAATTTGGGTAAAGATTTTGTGGGCATATGATAATATTGGCGCAGATGATGATGGTAAAGAGAGTAGAGTGAATAAAAGGTGTTTGGCTAAATCTGGATTGGTGACAGGGACTCCGTTTTTGATGGAAAAAGCATGGATTTGTTTGAGTTTGGGAGTCGACGTGGCACATGAGTGTAGTAAAGCTATGCATTGTTTAATTATGGACCGGCCTTGCTGCTGCTGCTCTGAGTACATCATCGATCACTCTCAACTCTCACCTATACATATTGTATTTGAcccgaattttttttatttttttgttccaTACAAATTGAGAGTTTGTATCTGGAGCTAATAAATTCGAAATTTTTCttcataaaacaaaattatctttttatttcaaactttttatttttaaaatatcaaaaatatcctcattattattataactaacaCATTATTCTTTGAGTATATTAAAATACTCaatatacccttaatgaatttaaattataatatttaccACTTAATTCCTAAAACAACCATACtatctttttacattaataGCTTACACTACGTCATTATGCTATTGCTACCATCATCTCATGCGTAGGTATTCGTCTAGTAAAATATATAATGCGGAAATGAATATCATATTGTTTCATACCTAAggagcaagggtgtagtcggcaagTTTTATTGTCAAAAAACATCGGCAACTCGGCTACTCTATAGCACGTCTATCGGCTTGTTTCGGCAAGCAAAATCGGCAAGTGttggctatatatatcggctagttttggccgatggtagtgaacgttgggagcgtttGTTCTtgtgacctttttttttgttcttgtgccTTCGCTggaaaccttaaaaaaaatttgtggttttcgattttgaggctcGATCTacgtttttcttggcttctattgtCGGAATACGTGCCGATAAAACTTGCCGATGCTCCTAACGTGATATATCACCCTTCCGGTGAGATCCGaaacccctttttggggtttcctgTCGCGCGGGCCAGAAACGTTCACTTTTACGACCAAAACTTTGTTTAGCTTTGTTGCAAGGGTGTAGTTGGCTATGTTTGCTACTTTTTCCTTCGGTTTTTCGGCGatccctttttggggtttccagTTTTCCGATTTGTTTCCTGTTGCTTCTTCCTGTGCTGCATGTTGCATCGGTTCTCCGGCGaaccctttcttgggtttttcGGTGAGCctttgctgctgctgctgctctACTACTCGGGATgttttccggcgagccctttTTGGTTTCCGGTTAGACTTCCTGTTTTATATacgtatatttatgtatatttatttattacattgCCAGATTTTTCCTTGTTAGTGTTACCAGTAGCGTTGCCGGATTTTTTCCTTGGCGGCGTTGccggattttgttccattaaagcaataggtagccggAAAAAGTAATTCGTAGCcgatgatgatatcgttgaacagTTTTTTAGGTTGCCGGAAAaaatgggcgatgatgatacaaatgttcgtaaaaatgggactcgggTGATCCGGGGCGTATCTTGGCGGAGTAAACCCTTCGGGTTAGCAGCCATGGCGTCTCCGACTTTCGAAATTCCCGACCCCCAAATTCTGAGcccaagttttattttttacaaaaaacggtcatttttttaagttttccggcaaCTACGTATATAAATTCCggttatatttatttgttagtTTTGAAATTGGCAAATTGGCTAGTTTTGTTACACTACACCACCATTTTTGGCAacttttggctagtttttggcAACGACACGTGTCGATTTGTGATTCGCCGATACCTTGCCAATCTTGccaatttttcaattttatgacACTACACCCTTGCTCCTAAGCTTTGATATGAAAATCtttacatattaatttattaagtcattAGATATAAAGGTTATGTCATTTACTTATTATACAACAAGGAGTTAagaaaacaagtattaaagtaaacaaataagaTATAATCTTGACTCTTAAATCATGGTTAAATAGATGCATGAAAATTCATGAATCAATTGATACCTGattattttcataatatatgatgatttttaataaaaacaaacatattgttttacttgtttactttaatatttattttattttatttaaaaccatatcaaaatattgatatgtaagtaacttacatATGAAATCCTTTATTATGTAAGCAGTTTTTGCAAATTCCTTGCTGTTTTCTAAATTACTACACTCACCATATATATAGCAAACCAATTGAAATATCACATTCTTTTACTATTATAGGCTTATGACCAAAGCCTAAGAACAAATTTTCTCTATCTTAGTGTGTGTTTTACATattggaaaagtgaatataaggttatctagcatctaagcttaggtgtggaatcaCTCACagacaaattttttaatattttttgattaatgaataaatgtttgggcctcatgaattttatggattaaaaaaacaatatatgagtgttccacacctaagcttaggtacctaacagccttatattctcgtCTCCCTTTACATATATCCCTTTTTCTTTCAGTTTTAGCAGTAATTAGCCTTCACTAGATACCATATATAAAGATGTTGTAGACTTGTAGCACTTCATGTATATTTGAGAAATTATcataaatcgtccctgtggtttgctcgattcgcattttcgtccctgaacttttttttatcactaaatgtccctgtacttttcatttttattgctAACCGTCCCTAACACTAACAGTTGTTAGTTTTgctccgttaaacccctcatgtgcaatgcacatgagggtataatcgtcaaGTTCGTAACcacagggactatttgtgataaaataTCTTTGAGGCactatttgtaataaaagacaaaaactcATCATCTTCCCCCCTCTCTCACTCCAACCACCAGCCAAACTTCCGGCCACCCTCACAGCCTCCTGCCACCGCTCTTTTTCACCATAAAAAATTCCGGCCATCATCCCCAACAAACCCATTTCTCCCGTCTCTCTAAAAACCCATTTCGTCCCTCTCACTAAAAACCATAATCTTTTCTTGTTTATTCTATTTCTTTCTCTCGCAGCCACTCACGACTGGACTACGTCCACCTCACGACGGTCTAGAAAGAATAAGAGACGTTCAAGATTCAACACAGGTCGTTATAGATCTGACCATGCTCgattattatatttttctctTGGGTTTCGGTTCGAAACCGCCATAGACCACCACTTTTCACCACCTTTTATCACCACCGTGAACCATCACTGTTTTGTCAACGTTTTCGGGACTGAAATGGTCGACTTTTGTCAATGTTTTGGTAACCATAGTGTGGTGGTGGTTCTCGGTTTTCGGCGAACTTTTCCGGCTGTGGCAGGTGGTGGCCGGCCGGTCAGGAGTGGTGGTCGGAGTTGTGTCGGAGAAGGAattcaaagattttttttatccaaTGTTATCAttacaaatggtccctgtggttacGAACttgacgattataccctcatgtgcattgcacatgaggggtttaacggagcAAAACTAACGGCTGTTAGTGTTAGGGACGGTTAGCAATGAAAAGTACAGGGacacttagtgataaaaaaaaattcagggATGGAAATgtgaatcgagcaaaccacagggacgatttgtgataatttctctgtATACTTTGTTCTTAGGTTGTGATTTATGGTTTTAAGCATTTTATGTTGTAGCAACGAGTTGATTCTTTCTTTAATAATTACTGTAATAAGTACTCGGTATGTAGTTTCATTTACTTGATAACCATTTTCCAGACGTgatattaacaaaaacaatacTCAATTCAATCACATGAGAGGTATCAGAGAAGTAATCGGATGTAAACAGTCATACCTTAATCCCGTCAaagattttagtttattttattactaaTGTCATTTTATTAGTCAAATATATAGATGGGGACAATTACATAAAAGTTGGAACCGTAATTTGGTTTAACGTTTAACATATTGGCTGACCTTTTCAAAGACTTTAAGAAGATTACAAGGaaaaacaaatgttggttaataCATTACAACTTGCTAATTGCCGATGATCATCATAacataaaagagaaaaatgtaaaagttcTTAGTCACACTAAGTCTAAGTATTATAATTGCCGATGATCATCATAAcataaaaaagttgttaaagGTATCTTAGTAGTGAAAGACTATATGTATTATAATTGTTCTAGTGCTCCTCGGGTATGCTCTCAAGCACCACTTCTTTACGAGGATTGCTGGGACGAACTAGAGAAACACGGCTAGCAGGGATTTGCTTGAGCTTCATCGCGACGTCCTGGAAACTAAGAGTTCCACCATTGTCACATTTTGAGAGTAACATAATTGCTTCTTCTTTAGTCATCACCACTTTAACCCTCATTGAACTACTAATACTTTTCTTATTGCTTCCATACTTGTCGTCCACGAGCTTCATATCCGAATATAGTGGTTTTGTGGCATCTCTAACAACACCAATTTTGGATTTCACATCTATATCTACATTTTTTGAACCTTTAGTACTATTCTTCCTATACCGAAGTGTATGAGAATTTAAGCTCAAGAAGCCAAACATCTTGGTAGTTAGTTGTGAAGGAGAGATCAAGATAGAGTGTTTAAAAATGGCTATGAAAGTGTGAAGAATAAAAAGGCTTCCTTATCCTTCATCTACAtcttctacatatatatataagaaggcCAATTGGACACTATATATCTTGAGTGTGTTACGGGGCTAAAATTTGAGTAACATATAAGCCTACACTTTTTCTTTGATAGGTACACATCGAATATTATAatagatagtttagactatgTTGTTTTAACTTGGTAGGAAGGAAAACCCCCAATAATCTGTCTTAAAGCACGACAATATATTAGGAGAAAACCTTACCCATTAGACTCAAACCTCGGTTCCCCAAAATTCAAGCCCCAACGGTTCCACATACAAtattgttgttatatatatgaaatattaattccaacttattattataatataactagTAACTTTCAGGCTCGTAGCTCAATTTTCGTATCGAAACAGTTTCGTTATTTTAGCGTATTTACATTGAACCTTTTGTCGCCTAATTAAAGCTTTGACTTAtgaaatatatacttatttaaAGTCAATACATAAGGGCTTCTAAAGTTTTATAGGTTCGAATACATACATAATAAACCAgatatcaaaaatgaaaaagaaaaaaatgtgcAAAAAGTTATTAGTTTTTATAGTGTCGggtaattatttaagaaaaaagcacacattactttttttttaacgttcgaTTTTGATGAGAGCTTGTTCACCCAATAAATGGTCTCTACATCCACTGGGCAGGATGCAATCACGGTAGTTCATAGTGAAAACCCCCGCATATATCGCTAAACGGCACAACGTATACGACAAAAGGCtgttagaaatatatattttgttagttAGAAAATTCAAAGGTACGCGTGTTATGGTATATTATGTACAAGTTTTAAAACATGCAATAAATTTCTAatgtatcattttcttttaaaaaaatatttatgtctTCATTTTAACGTTACACTAATTAGATGAGTATGTGCAAAATTTAAGCGATGTTATGTAAATCAACAAAAGAAACCGTATTTCatttaaaactatcaaaataacaaaataacggtttttataagtatttaacGACCTTTTGATGCATTCTCATCgtaattttaaatgttataactaacaacattttaattaaattaatcttTTTTAACAGAAAAAGTAGATCAATGGACCACGTAAAACTTTGAAGTAGAATATTCACTTTGACCTTGTCAAAATGATTCACATGAAACAAAAGATCGATAGGGATGGAAGAGCGATGAAACAAACTTATTATTTCCATTTTCCAACTTtttgaagttatatatatttaattatttttatttatttatattctttctGATTGACGTATATATGtagagatttcttcggtttacgCATGGAAAAGTCGATTGATAGCCTGATAGGAAGACCACGATATTGACTATGCGTATTTTCCA
This genomic window contains:
- the LOC122600960 gene encoding pentatricopeptide repeat-containing protein At4g21065-like, producing MRVFGVQPDTHTYPFVLKAIAKMIDVREGEIVHEVVVKNGFGELVFVKNGLVHMYAVCGQVENAYKVFDEMSVRNLVTWNSVINGFVLNGRPNETLMLFKEMVEDGVEPDGFTLVSLLTACAELGALALGKRVHGYMFKVGFVENLHAVNALLDLYAKTGNIVDAKKVFYEMKENSVVSWTALIVGLAVNGYGLEAINLFKELERRGLTPSEITFVGVLYACSHCGMVDEGFAYFKRMKEEFQIEPRIEHYGCMVDLLGRAGRVQQAYDYIIDMPLQPNAVIWRTLLGACTIHKHTDLAEVARAQLIQLEPKHSGDYVLLSNLYASERRWTDVSKVRQTMLQEGIQKSPGHSFVELGNRVYQFTMGDTSHPQSEDIYLKLREITKLLKLEGYMPHVSNVLADIEEEEKESALSFHSEKIAIAFMLINTPNGASITVMKNLRVCADCHLAIKLISKVYKREIVVRDRSRFHHFKDGSCTCKDYW